The stretch of DNA GGTGTCCAGCGTCGTCTTGTGGCTGCCGGAGATGCGCTTCATGATCTCGATTTCTTCGGCGTAGCTGGGGTAGTCGACGAAGATGTTGAAGAAGAAGCGGTCGAGCTGGGCCTCGGGCAGCGGGTAGGTGCCTTCCTGCTCGATGGGGTTCTGCGTGGCCAGCACGAAGAACGGCTCGTCGAGGCGGAAGTCTTCGCCGCCGACGGAGACCTTCTTCTCCTGCATCGACTCCAGCAGCGCCGCCTGCGTCTTGGGGGGCGTGCGGTTGATCTCGTCGGCCAGGATGATGTTGGCGAAGACCGGGCCCTTGGCGAACATGAACCGCCGCTTGCCGGTCTCGGGGTCATCCTGGAGAATTTCCGTACCGGTGATGTCGGAGGGCATCAAGTCCGGCGTGAACTGGATGCGCTTGAACGACAGCGACAGGCACTGCGCCAGCGAGCTGACCAGCAGCGTCTTGGCCAGGCCCGGAACGCCCACCAGCAGGCAGTGCCCGCGGGCGAAGATCGAGATCATCATCTCGTCGATCACCTGGTCCATACCGACGATGATCTTGCGCAGTTCTTCGAGGATGCGGGCGTGGGCTACGCCCAGCCGCTCCACCGCCTTCACGTCATCCTGACTCATTGCCGGTTGCTTGCTGCTCTCGGTCGCCATGAAAAGCTCCTTAAGGGGGCGTCCACTGCCGGTATGCACCTCGCTGGCTCGCCCGGATTGCCTCCTATCTTCAACTTGCCGCCCAAGGCGGAGTTTCTGGAAAAAAGAAAAATCAAATTTGCCCCCGGTCGAGCATGTCCGATTCGCGAACATGGCCGCACCCCCTGCGACAGCAGCAAACGCAGATAAACGCGATAGGATATTGCGGATTGCGCTTCTGTCGCCGATAAATTGAGCCGCTGAGGTCGCTGAGGACGCTGAGGATATAAGAAAATAAACAACTTCTTCTTTCCTCTGCGTCCTCAGCGACCTCAGCGGCTGATTTGTTCTCCTTGAAAGGAAGAGAGCCCCATGGCCAAGGAAGTTAAAGAAAGCCCAGCCGTCGTCGCCGACCGCAAACGCCGCATGAAATGGTGGAACGACGCCCGTCTGGGCATGTTCATCCACTACGGCCTGTACTCCCAGCTCGGGCGCGGCGAGTGGGTCATGAACCGCGAACGCATCCCCGCCGAGCAGTATCAGAAGCTCGCCGACACCTTCGCCCCCAAGCCCCGCTGCCCGCGGGAGTGGGCCGCCCTGGCGAAAAAAGCCGGCATGAAGTACATGGTCATGACCACCAAGCACCACGAGGGCTTCTGCCTCTGGGACTCCGCCCAGACCGACTTCAACTCCATGCAGCGCGGGCCGCGGCGAGACATCGTCCGCGAATACGTCGACGCCTGTCGGGAGTACGGGCTCAAGATCGGCTTCTATTACTCCCTGATGGACTGGCATCATCCCGACGGCGCCAACTGCTACCATGACGCCGCCGCGGGGCGGCGGTTCCTGGACTTCACCCAGGGCTGCGTGCGCGAACTGATGAGCAACTACGGCAAGGTCGACATCCTCTGGTATGACCTGGCCTGGCCCTTCGGATCGGCGGCGGCCTGGGAAG from Planctomycetaceae bacterium encodes:
- a CDS encoding MoxR family ATPase, coding for MATESSKQPAMSQDDVKAVERLGVAHARILEELRKIIVGMDQVIDEMMISIFARGHCLLVGVPGLAKTLLVSSLAQCLSLSFKRIQFTPDLMPSDITGTEILQDDPETGKRRFMFAKGPVFANIILADEINRTPPKTQAALLESMQEKKVSVGGEDFRLDEPFFVLATQNPIEQEGTYPLPEAQLDRFFFNIFVDYPSYAEEIEIMKRISGSHKTTLDTIVSQEEILSLQDLVQRAPVADHIFHYAARLVRGTRPKGAEAMDFAKQWLTYGAGPRASIFLVLAGKARAMLRGRYHVSIEDIQAVALPVLRHRIILNFAAQSEGFNADDIVRKLLEAVPADERLYEKAAV